The window ctatataaattttacGATTTTATCTAGCGTTAACGTTATACATAGACACCTTCGGGTTAATGTGGGAGGGGTGTATTTCAATACTCAATTGATAGGGGAGACGCTGGGGTTCCGGTACCCTACCCTTTTCGTATAATTAAGATTCTACAAATgcatataacatttaaaaatttgcGTATGTAAAAGTGTGACTTTTTTCCATTTTGGTTTGGTTTCATGAGGTGTGTTGAAAAATTTACTACAAATGCAAAGAGACGAAGCCAAGGGAAAATTTGTGGACAGAAACACAGCAATGAACACCCAAACTTGTAGCTGTGAAAACAAATACCGAGCTTTTTATTTAACAAgtaatgggattttttttaaaacttatcatatatttctgatattttCTCCTACCTATTCACATAACAAATAGCAGACAAATGTGACATATTCCAGCCGCACGTCCTATAATCAAGGATATGTATattaactatacaaatccttgctataACCTAATATCCTAGTATATAGGAAGTCTAAGTTGAGATGACAATATGCTGAAAACatttatgttttgatatatattatttgaaGGTGTTAAAAAAAGAAGTGTTCATCTCTGATTTCAGTACTCAAACCGAACAGTTATCCCCGTACCAATATCAGACAGGTACGATACTATTGGGTGATTATAAAGTGCGATACGACAGAGAAACGAATGAATAAACAGAAataaacgaaacaaaatgaaaattaatcaaaaatataacaaCATCGATgcgaaatatatatacaatatccCGTTGAATTTCAAGTCTTAGGCTGGATTGTTCACGATTGAAACTAagcagctgcgccatgagcgcatgatacgccttgtctagtgtgtgaagttttatgcaataatcataaaaattTGCTTGTTAAATAAAGAGCCCGGTAATTTTTTTGGCTGGGTGAAAATTACGTGTATATTGTATTCATTCATATACGAAAAGGATAGCGCACAAGAATCCTAGTGGCGCCCCCTTCTGTCGATAAATTCAGTCATCTTGAAAGCGATTCCATAAGgcccaaaaaaaaaattccttcatGGACTTCTTATCCCATTACAATCGATGTTGCGGATGAATTTCGCGGGGAATGTCGCCGCTATTTATAGATTTGTCTTATGGTGTGATAAAATGGTCTTATGATATGGTGAAATGGTATTATGGTATGATGAAATGGTCTTATAGTGTTATCAAATAGTCTACTGGTATATTAATGACACCTCGTGATATACGAACTGTTAgcttgatattattaaaatatgtCTTATAAGATAGTTATATGACATAATAGTATGACAAAATTGTTCCATGTTGTATCGTGAtgattgtatagtatacaaatttATCGTTATAATATACTGTGGTTACAAAATAGTATGAACAAATTGCTTCATGTTATATTAAAATATCTTCATGTATAAAATGTATCTTTATGACATAGCAATATCACATAATAGTTAAATCACAAATCAGTATGAAAATGTAGCTCCATGTTATATCAAGATCATTGATGTCTTCATAGTATAAAAAGGTAGCTCAATGTTGTATCAaagtgtctttatagtatataaatttatcttagtgatatagcaaattgacagagtataaTAGGCAAATGTTGTTATAGTATAGAACATTTGCTTCATGATATATCTTTACATGTAATGATATGGTTATTGTTATCATAaggcagctgtggcgttccatagttaatcatataaataacatattaaatgattaatgatttaaaatttcatattctTCGTCTAGTAGCAAATGCCATTCTTTATTATATATTGATGAAACAGTTTCTTCGAGCTTTGTTCTGCCATATCCACACTCATTCAGCCATTGTACCTTCATATTATATTATGTGACGATATATCGGTTTCGTCGATGTACGTACTTGGTTTCCATAAAAACAAAGTTCTTGCATCTTCCTTCCCTTTGCTATACATAGTATTGTTGCACTGTCAATTGGCAGATTGTACCGTAAGACAGATAATTTAGGACACGTCCCTACCAGTTCCAACAGACCAACAGAAAGCCTTTGGAATTGTTCATCAAACTCAAACTCTCCATCGGCATCTGAATCgtcaaagacaaatgaaagatcAACCAGTGTTTTTGAATAGAACTTTGTAAAGTGCTTCAAAATATCTATTAGTTCTAGATCAGTTATGAAAAAGGTAAGTCCAATATTCCGTAaaggcattaaacatggaaaGTCTTCTAGTACTACTGGCAACTGCTTAATTTTCAGATCAACAAGAAAAGTTGGACGTTATGTCAGTATCTTATTCCAAAACTGTTCATTCAAAGATTGATCGTTGGGAACTGTAGTGTCATCTGATTCATGATCTCCGTACAAAGCGAGTTCAGAGAGACTTCTATCTGCCATGTGTAGGAGACAATTAGCTGTTATGCATTCGCGTCTGATTGCCAACTTCTTCAAATTGTCAAATACGTTGAGGAACTTTATATAGTCAAATTGTCCATAGGGGCTTACCAAAAGAAAATCTATTCCTGAAATTTTATGCCCTACATGCTAATCGTGTATCATTGACAAAAGAGTTGAAAGACCCTTGTCATTATCTATCGAAGGCTTAAAAGACGATATATCAACAGAATTGAGAACTGGAGATTTTGCCAAAATTTTGCAAACGAATGAGGAGTAAGATTTCGTAAAACCTTTAGTTGGTTGTAAAATGTTGTTAAATGGGATATACCCAATTGCAAGATCATTTAGATTCCAACATGAACTAGATGTTGCTTCtagtacatataaaatatcttctaaattttctttatgaAAATATAGGTTTTCAATATGTCGCCCATATTTTACAATGCATGTTACAAATTTGTGTATACTACGCTGTATGTCGACCTTCGATTCAAGTTCACTATAGTCTAGTTCAATACATTTCCATACTTTTGTCGAATTGTAGAAATATTTCCATGCAGGTATAGCTAATGCTAAGTCGAACTTTTCTTCCCAGTTCAAAAAGTCCGTTATGTGAATTACTATAGTGGTTGGAAAATCCAGAGTCGTGACCATGTTCTGTTGTcactaaagaaaaaacaatacGTTATCATTATAAAAAGGTACTGTCATATTCATAGTCATTTGATTTACAATATTAGAAGACGATTTTCTTTATACTAGTTCACTATAACAAACAAATTGATAAATACATGTATCGAAACTTCTTGATCTTATTGTGTACGTTATTAATTATATTGCGATACCCttagaataaataaaaatgaacatagGTAAAAAGCATCCAATTTTTGGTAAAAATTTTGCGTCGGTTgtggatttttttcaaaagacatATACCAGATTCATAGAGCATGTGTGTTCCATCACGAACGAGGCGTTGTCTCAAGTACAAGCTTAGAATCGTCTACATTTTTCTTATcacatgtatatgtaaaaaaagatgtggaatgattgccaatgagacaactcttcaaaagagacaaaacgaataaaaaaaatacaacaataggtcaccgtaccgccctcaaaaataaacaaaacccataccacatagttatctataaaaggcaccgaaatgacaatgcgacacagttcaaacgagaaaactaactaacTAAAAAATGACAGAAACACAAATATGatacacattaacaaacgacagccattgaattacaggctcctgctcTTGGACAGGCACATCAATATAGAATGtggttgggttaaacatgttggcgcGATCCCAACTcttcccctaatctgggacagttgtgtaacgGTACAAAataagaaagaactataaaaatcagttgaaacagGCTTACTAATCAGATGGATACAATTACAAATACTACACAGAGGTGACGTGGTagggtacttgtatatccaaacaacaaaaatacaataaggacagatttgagagtactcggcAGACAGCTAGTTTAAAtccacttacaactaataaagAAATATGTATCtcagactaaattatcaatcagtacacatcaaacATCCAATGTACTTAGTGTTAAGACGTCAGataaaaacatgaccttgtgcaatgccaagatacaggtatggATAGATTGTAGAATAAggaagatatatatgtatataacaataatattaagtttgcttttaatttaccaTTTTGCCCATGCTTAACAATGCCTGATACAACTTGTTTACATACAACTTTTTATCATCCCAGTCGATTTCAAATTATTATCCAATTTTTGCACGAAATATGAAGACGATTTTGTTactcaaatatttaaaagttataggGGTATTCAATCTTTTATTAGATTATACTTACTGTAAGCAACCTGTCAGTCCTAATACtgtaaagataaagataaattaTAAATACCCTTCAAATCACATACAGGTAAGTCATATAGATACTGTTCAAACTCTGACCCCACTATGACATAAACtgatatttatcatttgaaaTCATCGATAATATTGGACCTAGCCTTTCGAGCTAAGCAGGACtatgtgtaaaagagggacaaaagatcaCAGAGCGACatgcaaactcataaattgacaaaaaacgacatggctaaaaaagaaaaaaaacccagacaaacaatagatcacaaaataaaaagtttcatGGACAATGTGTGTGTTTATGTGTAGTTCAGCAGTCTACCTAATGTTTATCAAATTGTACTCATGGGTAATTATTTTcgataatgaaagaaaaaatgcattttcttGGATATTAGATTACTTTGTTTCAAAACTAGTATGCATACAATATTTTAATGGATATGCGAATCGATAAACATAAAATAACCTGGTATCTCTGTTTAAAGGACATGTTTATCAATCAAAGACTATCAATTCAATAGTATAGTTTAAAAATGTGGAAAGCTAACGGTCAAGTAAATATAAAATGGTGAAAGTTTGaatattgtttctttatttttgcacattgtataaaaattttaaaaacattggaTGCTTGAAGTTGAACTTTAACAATGGTGAATTTTTAATTATTAGAACGAGCAATCAAAAACCACGGATATGGAATCTAATCACTCATTGGTGAACAACAAAACTGTACTGATCCAGTTAACTTTTATATTAGCAGGATATATAGGAATGCACCATAACTAAACGgtatcataaaattttgaatcacaaaaaatgctgaactccgtggaaaattcaaaacagtaagTCCCTTATCAAGCGTCtgaatcaaacgctcaaacacatcaaacgaaatgaTAACAAATTTGTGTGTGGAAAATATATTTGTGTAGCGCCTGTGTCAGTAATACGAAATACCTAAGATATATGCACATATCAATCGGTTGTATATTATTcattgaataaaaagaggattaCTTATTTTGGGTTTAGTAAAGAAACACGTAAAATCAAAAGTTGGTTAAATTATACCCGACAGAATTCTCTCATTTAGTTGGCATGTACAAAGATTGGGCCGGGCAATGAATCACAGCTTTGAGTGAggaagatacattccttaattttaaatgatttcaaaagTTGTGTAGGATCTTGGGCCAGAATTAACTAAGGGCGTAATAGTTTTTAGGTGTTTACTGCTACAGCACCAGACACGCGCCCTAGGGTACAGGAAGTAAAACAAACGCTTGGATTCACAGTTCACTTACAATTTAGCTTACGTGCcatcagttttattttttacttctGTATctatatatagaatgaaatacGCCCTGAGAGGTCTACACATTAAATAGTTTAGCTCAACTTAACAATAAAGTACAACTTGTAGCTCAATGTCTAATACGtaattatataatatactgtaaTTTTCAACTACATGACTCCATGATAAAAATACTACATTAAATCAATACTGGAAGAACAAGTATTATCAAAAAGTACACTCTGTGGCATCGAATATACgtagtaaaatgaaaaaaaagtaatgtttAACTACATGGTTCCATGCAAAACAACTACATTAAATCAATAATGCAATAACAAATATCATCTGTCGCACATAACATATGtcgtttaataaaaaaattgtttaggATACTTTTGTAAAGTTTGTTTCCTGACAATAAGGAGTGGAAGAAATTGTTGAATATAAGGATATTATTCGAATTCTACAACAATGAAAATTTTGATCATACTGGTGAGAATGCTGTTATTTCTGTCTATTTATCTTTATAGTACAACTTGGAAATTTTGTCAATACCCCCACTAACGGGGAAATATGTTTTTAAACTGCgcatatattttgaattattttttgattATTTGTGTATTAGAATATATTATATACCACTTGCATAAAATAACGTTCAAGCTTTATTTTTAAGACATTTAAGTTTGATCTATTGACTGTGAAAACAAATTGCACAATGCTGCAAACTAAATGAAACTAATGTATATAGTGCAAATCATGCAGTGTAAACAAGAGGGTTCGAGAAAAGCGATTTGTCGACAATCCTTTCTTCTACCTTAGGGTTACTGATTTGTAATTCTATTTTGATTAAAAGTTACGACTATAAACTATTTCGAACGCAGTAtgttcaaattaatttttatcaACGGGGAATGATAAATCAGCATACCGaacacaaattttgaaaaaaataaaatttaaactgaACTAATGTTAAAAATGTTTGTTACATTACCGAAATCATAttagaaactgttttcaataACCATATCAAAATCTGTTACGAGaaagtaatttgtttttttctcatcaaAAGATAAAAACTGTAAATTTCAACAAGCATTATTTTGATAAGATATTATTCTTTAATGTCAACTTATTTTTAGGGTGACCCACAGCGTTCATCGTTATTTTTGCGCCTGAATTGTAAACAACGCGTCAAATGTTAAaacctttttatttataaatatttatgctGCACTCCACCGTTTTGGTAACTGATCTGTCTCTTGCTTTGGAAGACTTAAGATACTTTTCCCTAAAAGTAACATGAGTTTTCTTGTTTCAAAGTAGCACTGACATGAAATGGCACTTGATTTGGTTTTTATTGTCTGTAATGAATGTTTAACAGGTCATATATAATgttcatattatttttataatgaacCCTAATCTTTGTAGAGTGCAGTATGTTTTGTGTTGTGTACTAGTTTTCGGTTAAAAAGAAGTACACAATGTACCTACTCTTATCAGTGTACCTCACCAACACCCTGCTGTAGAGATGCTAACGGTGAATTACTAACTACCGAGGAAGATGGTGGACTTGGTATGTTATAATGAATGTGCAtttcaataattgtaaatttGGAAACTCCAAAAGTCGAATATTTTTACTGAGTTGAAAACAAAAGTCAGAATAAAAGATAAATCggttattatatataaaagtagGATATCTATCATCATTTAGTACTCTTAAACAAAACCCTTGTCGGACGTTTTTGATTACATTTAGTTTATCGTGTTACATCAAAATGAAACTTTTCGAATGAGTATAACATGATTGTCACTTTAAACGCCATGTTTATATGTGTTATATACTATACTGATGTAACTAATTgataaaaattatcattttttttaccatCTGTAGGTGTACCACTCAGAGGAACTTGCTCAAGTGTAATTGGAAAGGAGGGGGATATTTGCGATTCATCTTGTGGTTGCAATTTAGGTTAGTTctgttttaatatacatgtacatgcagtaACTATTAAAATGCATGCAAAAAAATTATCTTTCTATTCGTGTTGTTAAATACTTTTGCATTGATCAAACTAGATTTTAAATTGGTTTATTGCGAGAATAAATTATAACAAAAGAGGATACAAGGATTTCAACGAAAAAAAAATAGGACTCGCTTAAGGTAATACGCTTTGTACATTTGTAAGTCTTATATTAGTTTTATCAGAAGAGATTTTGATGCAAAACAGTAAATGTGGTATGGTaaccaacgagacaactctctacaagagaccagatgacacagaaattaacaactataggtcactgtacggcattcaacaatgagcaaaactaatACCGCGTtgccagctataaaaggtcccgaaatgacaatataaaacaattcaaacgacaaa of the Mytilus galloprovincialis chromosome 8, xbMytGall1.hap1.1, whole genome shotgun sequence genome contains:
- the LOC143043143 gene encoding uncharacterized protein LOC143043143, translated to MKILIILSAVCFVLCTSFRLKRSTQCTYSYQCTSPTPCCRDANGELLTTEEDGGLGVPLRGTCSSVIGKEGDICDSSCGCNLGLTCYRPMSGACCLPRKCYDSKWVLQQILFWRNCHPPKCYFPA